One Streptomyces sp. L2 genomic window carries:
- a CDS encoding PPOX class F420-dependent oxidoreductase, with the protein MDDTRLDRLGAGTYLLVTSFRKDGSPVATPVWVVRDGATLGVWTVAGSGKVKRIRRRADILVGPCDVRGNPTGEQTPATAEITDAATTARYRTLLARKYGILGRLSLLGSRLRRGRDGTVGIRVTLTQ; encoded by the coding sequence ATGGATGACACGCGGCTCGACCGGCTCGGCGCCGGCACCTACCTGCTCGTCACCAGCTTCCGCAAGGACGGCAGCCCCGTCGCCACCCCGGTGTGGGTGGTCCGGGACGGCGCCACCCTCGGCGTCTGGACGGTCGCCGGCAGCGGGAAGGTCAAACGCATCCGGCGCCGCGCCGACATCCTCGTCGGCCCCTGCGACGTGCGCGGCAACCCGACCGGCGAACAGACCCCCGCCACCGCCGAGATCACCGACGCGGCCACCACCGCCCGCTACCGCACCCTGCTCGCCCGCAAGTACGGCATCCTCGGCCGCCTCAGCCTGCTGGGCAGCCGACTGCGCCGCGGCCGGGACGGCACGGTCGGCATCAGGGTGACCCTCACGCAGTGA
- a CDS encoding maleylpyruvate isomerase family mycothiol-dependent enzyme, whose amino-acid sequence MTPVIAPADAGRLLEDVQRSGNRLAGSLAALTDAEVRAPSRLPRWSRGHVLTHVARSADAYVWMLRRARTGAESGPRTTAAALAEAVELGAARPAADVAADVRGSVDRFVAEARLMPPHGWEHPVTALAGWRHPAWYTLLRCLRELETHHVDLGLGYGTGNWPSGYVTWALDDTLGTLRARGFPLAAVEAADLGRRWSLSPEGATIAAPGHRVLGWLSGRTPVSEMVTDGTAAALPSPPPWPQPPLPGWGREGEDGA is encoded by the coding sequence GTGACCCCCGTGATCGCCCCCGCCGACGCCGGCCGCCTGCTGGAGGACGTCCAGCGGTCCGGCAACCGGCTCGCCGGATCCCTGGCCGCCCTGACCGACGCGGAGGTGCGGGCGCCGTCACGGCTGCCCCGCTGGTCGCGCGGTCATGTGCTCACCCATGTCGCCCGCAGCGCGGACGCCTACGTCTGGATGCTGCGCCGGGCCCGCACCGGCGCCGAGTCCGGGCCCCGGACGACCGCGGCCGCCCTGGCCGAGGCGGTGGAGCTGGGCGCCGCCCGGCCGGCCGCCGACGTGGCCGCCGATGTGCGGGGCAGCGTGGATCGGTTCGTCGCGGAGGCCCGTCTCATGCCCCCGCACGGCTGGGAGCACCCGGTGACGGCACTGGCCGGCTGGCGGCATCCGGCCTGGTACACCCTGCTGCGCTGCCTGCGGGAGCTGGAGACCCACCACGTGGACCTCGGCCTCGGCTACGGCACCGGCAACTGGCCGAGCGGCTACGTCACGTGGGCGCTCGACGACACGCTCGGCACGCTGCGCGCCCGAGGCTTCCCGCTGGCCGCCGTCGAGGCGGCCGACCTCGGCCGGCGCTGGTCCCTCTCCCCCGAGGGCGCCACGATCGCCGCCCCCGGGCACCGTGTACTCGGCTGGCTCAGCGGCCGGACCCCGGTGAGCGAGATGGTGACCGACGGGACCGCCGCGGCGCTGCCCTCCCCGCCGCCCTGGCCCCAGCCTCCGCTGCCCGGCTGGGGCCGGGAGGGCGAGGACGGCGCCTGA